The Desulfoscipio gibsoniae DSM 7213 genome contains a region encoding:
- a CDS encoding type II toxin-antitoxin system PemK/MazF family toxin, with the protein MQIRRGEIYYADLSPVVGSEQGGTRPVLILQNDIGNQYSPTTIVAAITSQISKAKLPTHVELPAERDGLGKNSVILLEQIRTIDKSRLLEKVTSLHSEMMVKVNQAVEISLGLVDI; encoded by the coding sequence ATGCAAATACGCCGTGGTGAAATATATTATGCCGACCTCAGCCCGGTAGTGGGGTCGGAACAGGGGGGTACGCGACCAGTATTAATATTACAAAACGACATCGGCAATCAATACAGTCCAACCACTATAGTTGCCGCGATTACCTCCCAAATATCCAAAGCCAAACTACCCACCCATGTGGAACTACCGGCCGAAAGAGACGGGTTGGGCAAAAATTCGGTAATACTTTTGGAACAGATACGTACCATTGACAAAAGCAGACTGCTGGAAAAAGTAACTTCATTGCACAGTGAAATGATGGTTAAAGTTAACCAGGCAGTGGAAATAAGTCTGGGCCTTGTGGATATCTAA
- a CDS encoding CopG family ribbon-helix-helix protein gives MAQVKRIMISLPDYLLSEIDCIAAAEKQNRSEFVREAMKLYLAERRRRMLREQMKKGYVEMATINLALAIEQYRLESEVAPAFDESVAGGKR, from the coding sequence GTGGCACAAGTAAAGCGTATCATGATCAGCCTGCCGGATTATCTACTTTCTGAGATAGATTGTATTGCAGCTGCTGAGAAACAAAACCGGAGCGAATTTGTCCGGGAGGCCATGAAGCTTTACCTAGCCGAGCGAAGACGTCGCATGTTGAGGGAACAAATGAAGAAAGGTTACGTGGAAATGGCTACCATAAATTTGGCCCTGGCCATTGAACAGTACAGACTGGAATCCGAGGTGGCGCCGGCATTTGACGAGTCTGTGGCGGGAGGCAAGCGATAA
- a CDS encoding gamma-glutamyl-gamma-aminobutyrate hydrolase family protein, producing MYPLIGITSSYDAEAKKFIIGEDYPGAVQAAGGVPLFIPHHSEEHVAALLAGLDGLLLSGGGDIDPYYFGEEPLPVNGCIDPLRDGFEILLTKLALKKGMPILGICRGMQVLNVAAGGSVCQDLNLRVDRPLQHMQQAPRWYATHNIKLVKGSMLHGIMERESVRVNSFHHQMINDLGKNLVISAIAGDNVVEAIECADDKTFALGVQFHPENMYFKYPHIFSIFKAFIEACTRFLSSKKSLFLKDI from the coding sequence GTGTACCCACTGATAGGTATTACAAGTAGTTATGATGCAGAGGCCAAAAAGTTTATTATTGGGGAGGACTATCCTGGGGCGGTCCAGGCAGCTGGTGGGGTGCCGCTTTTTATACCCCACCATAGCGAGGAACATGTTGCCGCTTTACTGGCCGGGCTGGACGGTTTACTGCTCTCAGGCGGGGGTGATATTGATCCTTATTATTTTGGCGAAGAACCTTTGCCGGTAAATGGTTGCATCGATCCTTTGCGGGATGGTTTTGAAATATTGCTGACTAAATTGGCACTAAAGAAGGGAATGCCGATTTTAGGTATCTGCAGGGGTATGCAGGTGCTAAATGTGGCCGCCGGAGGGAGCGTCTGCCAGGACCTCAACCTGCGGGTTGATCGCCCTCTGCAGCACATGCAGCAGGCACCGCGCTGGTATGCCACCCACAACATAAAACTGGTCAAGGGTTCGATGCTGCACGGCATAATGGAAAGGGAGAGCGTTAGAGTAAATTCATTTCATCACCAAATGATTAATGATTTAGGCAAAAATTTGGTAATATCGGCTATAGCCGGGGATAATGTTGTTGAGGCTATTGAATGCGCTGACGATAAAACTTTTGCGCTGGGGGTGCAATTTCATCCTGAAAACATGTATTTTAAATATCCTCATATATTTAGTATTTTTAAAGCTTTTATTGAAGCATGCACCCGTTTTTTGTCGAGCAAAAAGTCCTTATTTTTAAAGGATATATAA
- the ilvN gene encoding acetolactate synthase small subunit: MTHTLGVLVINKPGVLARIAGLLSRRVFNIESIAAGYTEEPDITRITVVVNGDERELEQVIHQLSKLVDVIKITKLEDRDSIERELALIKVQANPEKRRDIVDIVEIFRANIVDVGKETMVIQIIGDEQKISAFTHVLEHQGIVEMVRTGKIALSRQPRAAKDEK, encoded by the coding sequence ATGACACATACCCTGGGTGTGCTTGTTATCAATAAGCCGGGCGTTTTGGCTCGTATAGCGGGATTGTTGAGTAGACGGGTATTTAATATTGAAAGTATTGCTGCCGGCTATACTGAAGAACCTGATATTACCAGAATTACTGTTGTAGTTAATGGGGACGAGCGCGAGCTGGAGCAGGTTATCCATCAGCTCTCCAAGTTGGTGGATGTGATTAAAATCACCAAGCTGGAAGACCGCGACTCCATAGAAAGGGAACTGGCTCTGATAAAGGTTCAGGCGAACCCGGAAAAACGCAGAGATATCGTGGATATAGTGGAAATATTCCGGGCTAATATTGTTGACGTAGGCAAAGAAACGATGGTTATCCAGATTATTGGTGATGAGCAGAAAATCAGCGCCTTTACACACGTACTGGAACACCAGGGCATTGTTGAAATGGTGCGCACCGGGAAAATTGCTCTATCTCGTCAACCCCGGGCGGCAAAGGATGAAAAATAA
- a CDS encoding amidohydrolase, whose product MQAIVNGEIWTMHGARVPRGTVLFENGKIAAVGENMAVPSGADIYDAAGMIVMPGFIDAHTHLGILEEIFEEGDDLNETTDPITPHLRAIDAINPMDMGFQDALAAGITTVVTGPGSANILGGEMVAMKTCGTVVDDMVICCPVGLKAALGENPKRVYGPNKKTPVTRMASAALLRDALARGLQYLEKQARARRGEADPPERDLKMESVARVLCREIPLRVHAHRADDIMTALRIGHEFNLRLVIEHCTEGHLVADRLAAAGVPAVVGPVLINRSKVELMGRSLKTAAALARQGVSFAIMTDHPVVPIQYLPISAGLTTRGGLSEEQALGAITIGAARVLGLEDRIGSIATGKDADVVVLSGHPFYLGTVVNRVYVGGKVIDVNN is encoded by the coding sequence ATGCAAGCCATAGTAAACGGCGAAATTTGGACCATGCATGGTGCACGTGTACCGCGGGGAACTGTGCTTTTTGAAAATGGAAAAATAGCCGCTGTTGGAGAAAATATGGCTGTCCCTTCCGGGGCTGATATATATGATGCAGCGGGCATGATAGTCATGCCTGGTTTTATTGATGCGCACACCCACCTGGGCATACTGGAGGAAATATTCGAAGAAGGGGATGACTTAAATGAAACTACCGACCCAATTACGCCGCACCTGCGGGCTATAGATGCTATCAACCCTATGGACATGGGTTTTCAAGATGCGCTGGCAGCCGGGATAACCACCGTGGTTACCGGTCCCGGCAGTGCCAATATACTGGGCGGAGAAATGGTGGCTATGAAGACCTGTGGCACTGTTGTGGATGATATGGTGATTTGTTGTCCCGTAGGCCTAAAGGCTGCGCTGGGGGAAAACCCCAAGCGTGTATATGGACCTAATAAAAAGACTCCAGTTACCCGAATGGCCTCCGCTGCCTTATTACGAGATGCACTGGCACGCGGCCTGCAGTACCTGGAAAAACAGGCCCGGGCTCGTCGAGGGGAGGCAGATCCGCCGGAGCGGGATTTAAAGATGGAGTCCGTGGCGCGCGTGCTGTGCCGGGAAATACCCTTGCGGGTGCATGCCCACCGGGCGGATGACATTATGACTGCGCTGCGCATTGGGCATGAGTTTAACCTGCGCCTGGTTATTGAACACTGCACTGAGGGTCACCTGGTTGCGGATAGGTTGGCCGCAGCGGGTGTGCCGGCAGTAGTTGGTCCGGTGCTGATTAACCGGTCCAAAGTAGAGCTAATGGGCCGATCACTAAAAACCGCGGCCGCATTAGCTCGCCAGGGTGTAAGCTTTGCTATTATGACCGACCATCCGGTAGTGCCCATACAATATTTACCGATCTCTGCCGGGCTAACTACCCGCGGGGGACTGTCCGAGGAGCAGGCGCTGGGTGCTATTACCATTGGTGCGGCCAGGGTGCTGGGGTTGGAAGACCGAATCGGCAGTATCGCAACGGGGAAGGATGCGGATGTGGTGGTATTGAGCGGTCATCCATTTTATCTGGGTACCGTTGTAAACAGAGTTTATGTTGGCGGGAAAGTAATCGATGTAAATAATTAG